A genomic window from Mesosutterella faecium includes:
- a CDS encoding VOC family protein, protein MESEPEKQRPAVVDSLDHLVLTVADPDASVRFYCRVLGMRRMVFGNGRLALGFGCQKINLHKKGAEIAPFAAKPTPGSADLCFLTRSPLKRIEEALEACGGKLELGPVRRTGAQGPLLSIYFRDPDGNLIEVSNPL, encoded by the coding sequence GTGGAAAGCGAGCCTGAGAAACAGCGCCCGGCCGTCGTGGACAGCCTCGATCATCTGGTGCTTACGGTGGCGGATCCGGACGCGAGCGTGCGCTTTTACTGCCGGGTGCTCGGCATGAGGCGCATGGTCTTTGGAAACGGGCGGCTCGCCCTGGGCTTTGGCTGCCAGAAGATCAATCTCCATAAAAAGGGAGCGGAAATCGCCCCCTTTGCCGCGAAGCCCACGCCCGGCTCGGCCGATCTGTGCTTTCTCACGCGCTCGCCCCTGAAGCGCATCGAGGAAGCCCTTGAAGCCTGCGGCGGGAAGCTCGAGCTCGGGCCCGTGCGCCGAACGGGCGCGCAGGGGCCGTTGCTCTCGATTTATTTCCGGGACCCCGACGGCAACCTGATCGAGGTCTCGAACCCCCTTTGA
- the ilvB gene encoding biosynthetic-type acetolactate synthase large subunit: protein MNSSEPAQSRADAPITGAEIVCRAFAAEGVTEVFGYPGGAVIPIYDEIFKQNKFRHILTGHEQGAAHAADAYARATGRPGVLIVTSGPGATNAVTGISTAYSDSIPMVIITGQVGTDMIGTDAFQECDTVGITRPCVKHNFLVRRVEELAETIRKAFYIATTGRPGPVLIDIPKNIQTSRCVFRYPEQVSLPTYKPVVKGHSGQIKKALAALLDAQRPLILVGGGVILSNAADLMNRFANLTGMPVISTLMGLGGFRGTDRKFLGMAGMHGTLEANLALQNCDVLINFGSRLEDRLISDVKDFERLPRTVIHIDVDPSSISKRVTAHIPIVGDVRSVLADMVRLLEEEDVQPDTEQLAPWWNQIDEWRSRRSLDYPKTDGVIMPEAVVEHTQAAAPEGTIYTTDVGEHQMYAAQYLKLDRPRELLTSGGQGTMGFGLPAAVGASIAKPGSPVVCFTGDGSIQMCIQELITCKRYGLAPKIVIFNNGYLGMVAVWQRLYCGGRLSETTLDPQPDFVALARAYGHVGYRCKTYEELDAALSDAFGAHRDDCCVLDVHISRDEPVIPMVGPGEGLTSMILREGAK from the coding sequence ATGAACTCAAGCGAGCCGGCTCAGAGCCGGGCCGACGCCCCCATCACAGGGGCTGAAATCGTCTGTCGGGCTTTTGCGGCCGAAGGGGTGACCGAGGTGTTCGGTTATCCGGGCGGAGCGGTGATCCCGATCTACGACGAGATTTTCAAGCAGAACAAATTCCGGCACATCCTCACGGGCCACGAGCAGGGTGCGGCGCACGCCGCCGATGCCTACGCCCGGGCGACGGGACGCCCCGGCGTGCTGATCGTGACCTCGGGCCCCGGCGCGACGAACGCCGTCACAGGCATTTCCACCGCCTACAGCGACTCGATCCCCATGGTGATCATCACCGGCCAGGTGGGCACCGACATGATCGGCACCGACGCCTTTCAGGAGTGCGACACGGTGGGCATCACCCGCCCCTGCGTGAAGCACAACTTCCTCGTCCGCAGGGTCGAGGAGCTTGCCGAAACGATCAGGAAGGCCTTTTATATCGCGACCACGGGGCGGCCCGGTCCCGTGCTGATCGACATCCCGAAGAACATTCAGACGTCGCGCTGCGTGTTCCGCTACCCGGAACAGGTGAGTCTGCCCACCTACAAGCCTGTCGTGAAAGGGCACTCCGGGCAGATCAAGAAGGCGCTCGCCGCGCTTCTCGATGCCCAGCGGCCGCTCATTCTCGTGGGCGGCGGGGTGATTCTCTCAAACGCAGCGGATCTCATGAACCGCTTCGCCAACCTCACCGGCATGCCCGTGATCTCGACCCTCATGGGGCTCGGGGGCTTCCGCGGCACGGACCGCAAGTTCCTCGGCATGGCCGGCATGCACGGGACGCTCGAGGCGAACCTCGCGCTGCAGAACTGCGATGTCCTCATCAACTTCGGCTCCCGGCTGGAAGACCGGCTGATCTCGGACGTGAAGGATTTCGAGCGGCTGCCCCGCACGGTGATCCACATTGACGTGGATCCCTCTTCGATTTCAAAGCGCGTGACCGCGCACATCCCGATCGTGGGCGACGTGCGTTCGGTGCTCGCGGATATGGTGCGCCTGCTTGAGGAGGAAGACGTGCAGCCCGATACCGAGCAGCTCGCCCCCTGGTGGAACCAGATCGACGAGTGGCGCTCGCGCCGCAGCCTCGACTACCCGAAGACGGACGGGGTGATCATGCCCGAGGCCGTGGTGGAGCACACGCAGGCCGCCGCCCCCGAGGGCACCATTTACACGACCGACGTGGGCGAACACCAGATGTACGCGGCTCAGTACCTGAAGCTTGACCGCCCGCGCGAGCTCCTCACGAGCGGCGGCCAGGGCACGATGGGGTTCGGACTGCCCGCCGCGGTCGGAGCCTCGATCGCGAAGCCCGGCAGCCCCGTCGTCTGCTTCACCGGCGACGGTTCGATTCAGATGTGCATTCAGGAGCTCATCACCTGCAAGCGCTACGGGCTCGCCCCGAAGATCGTGATCTTCAACAACGGGTACCTTGGCATGGTCGCCGTCTGGCAGCGGCTGTACTGCGGCGGGCGGCTCTCGGAGACGACGCTCGACCCGCAGCCTGATTTCGTTGCGCTCGCCCGCGCCTACGGCCACGTGGGCTACCGCTGCAAAACCTACGAGGAGCTCGACGCGGCGCTCTCCGACGCGTTCGGCGCCCACAGGGACGACTGCTGCGTGCTTGACGTGCACATCAGCCGCGACGAGCCCGTGATCCCCATGGTGGGGCCGGGCGAAGGCCTCACAAGCATGATTCTGCGGGAGGGAGCCAAATGA
- the ilvN gene encoding acetolactate synthase small subunit — protein sequence MTSERHVLSVLLENKAGALSRVVGLFSARGYNIDSLTVAPTERPDFSRMTIVSHGDADLLEQITKHLNKLIEVLKVVDLTEAPYAERDLMLVKVRASGRERDEMMRLADIFRGHIVDVTDKSFTIEITGDSGKLDAFLAAIDPKQVLETVRSGVLGIGRGEHILKV from the coding sequence ATGACCAGCGAACGCCATGTCCTATCCGTGCTCCTGGAAAACAAGGCGGGAGCGCTCTCGCGCGTGGTGGGGCTTTTCTCCGCCCGCGGCTACAACATCGACAGCCTTACGGTCGCGCCGACCGAAAGGCCCGATTTCTCGCGCATGACGATCGTGAGCCACGGCGACGCGGACCTGCTCGAGCAGATCACAAAGCACCTGAACAAGCTGATCGAAGTGCTCAAGGTGGTCGACCTCACCGAGGCTCCGTACGCCGAGCGCGACCTGATGCTCGTGAAGGTCCGGGCCTCGGGGCGGGAGCGCGACGAAATGATGCGGCTTGCGGACATCTTCCGCGGCCATATCGTCGACGTGACCGACAAGTCCTTCACGATCGAGATCACCGGCGACTCGGGCAAGCTCGACGCCTTCCTCGCGGCGATCGATCCCAAGCAGGTGCTGGAGACCGTCCGTTCGGGCGTCCTCGGCATCGGTCGGGGTGAGCATATTCTTAAAGTTTGA
- the ilvC gene encoding ketol-acid reductoisomerase, protein MKVYYDKDCDLSIIKGKKVAIIGYGSQGHAHAQNLHDSGVDVVVGVRENGASWKKATAAGLKVAPVEEAVKGADVVMMLIPDENIAKVYREQVEPNIKQGAALAFAHGFNIHYGQVIPREDLDVIMIAPKAPGHTVRSTYKAGGGVPQLVAVFQDKSGKAMDLALSYASANGAGKAGIIETTFREETETDLFGEQAVLCGGLVQLVKTGFETLVKAGYAPEMAYFECFHEMKLIVDLMYEGGIANMDYSISNNAEFGQYWTGPKVVGPEARAAMEKCIADIQSGVYAKAFLEECALGYPVLRSMRAQTARHPIETTGAKLRAMMPFITAHRLVDKSKN, encoded by the coding sequence ATGAAAGTCTATTACGACAAGGACTGCGACCTTTCGATCATCAAGGGAAAGAAAGTCGCCATCATCGGCTACGGCTCTCAGGGCCACGCACATGCCCAGAACCTCCATGACTCCGGAGTCGACGTCGTGGTGGGCGTGCGCGAGAACGGCGCTTCCTGGAAGAAGGCGACCGCCGCAGGCCTCAAGGTCGCTCCGGTCGAGGAAGCCGTCAAGGGCGCGGACGTCGTGATGATGCTGATCCCTGACGAGAACATCGCCAAGGTCTACCGCGAGCAGGTCGAGCCCAACATCAAGCAGGGCGCGGCTCTCGCTTTTGCGCACGGCTTCAACATCCACTACGGCCAGGTGATCCCCCGCGAGGACCTCGACGTCATCATGATCGCCCCGAAGGCCCCGGGCCACACGGTCCGCTCCACCTACAAGGCGGGCGGCGGCGTTCCGCAGCTGGTCGCCGTCTTCCAGGACAAGTCCGGCAAGGCCATGGATCTCGCGCTGTCCTACGCCAGCGCCAACGGCGCTGGAAAGGCCGGCATCATCGAGACCACCTTCCGCGAGGAGACTGAAACCGACCTCTTCGGCGAGCAGGCGGTGCTCTGCGGCGGCCTGGTGCAGCTCGTGAAGACCGGGTTCGAGACGCTGGTGAAGGCTGGCTACGCGCCTGAGATGGCCTACTTCGAGTGCTTCCACGAGATGAAGCTCATTGTCGACCTCATGTACGAGGGCGGCATCGCCAACATGGACTACTCGATCTCGAACAACGCCGAGTTCGGCCAGTACTGGACCGGCCCGAAGGTGGTGGGCCCCGAGGCCCGGGCTGCCATGGAAAAGTGCATTGCGGACATCCAGAGCGGCGTCTACGCCAAGGCCTTCCTTGAGGAGTGCGCCCTGGGCTACCCGGTGCTGCGCTCGATGCGCGCCCAGACTGCCCGCCATCCCATCGAGACCACGGGCGCGAAGCTGCGCGCCATGATGCCCTTTATCACGGCGCATCGCCTGGTCGACAAGAGCAAGAACTAA
- a CDS encoding SIMPL domain-containing protein, with translation MAWKASLIAAAAALSISLPATAQPVLTPARGAEISCSVTVTRPVANDEAVITLSLTRQARTAREAQDKLLSAMAPAMRAIRGSVPSSEAEFQTGQLYTNANYSQRKPGEASKIVSWTSRQSVTVRLSNPSRAGSLIEAATPHFEFTGLSFQVSKGASRQNRRELMADALRELADRASVIARSMNLPASEVKLQKVNFGSTGGPVLYRPVRMMAMAKAEGAANPAPDLAPGQSDVELTASAVFSIGEKTEVRK, from the coding sequence ATGGCCTGGAAGGCAAGTTTGATCGCGGCGGCCGCCGCTTTGTCGATTTCGCTGCCCGCTACGGCGCAGCCGGTTCTTACGCCCGCGCGCGGCGCTGAAATCTCCTGCTCGGTCACCGTCACCCGGCCGGTGGCAAACGACGAGGCGGTGATCACTCTCTCGCTGACCCGCCAGGCCAGGACGGCCCGCGAGGCTCAGGACAAGCTCCTTTCAGCGATGGCCCCCGCGATGCGCGCTATCCGGGGCTCCGTTCCGTCCTCGGAGGCCGAGTTCCAGACCGGGCAGCTTTACACGAACGCGAACTACAGCCAGAGAAAGCCTGGCGAAGCCTCGAAGATCGTTTCCTGGACCTCGCGCCAGAGCGTGACGGTAAGGCTCAGCAACCCCTCGCGGGCGGGCTCGCTCATTGAGGCGGCCACTCCGCACTTTGAATTCACGGGCCTCTCCTTCCAGGTTTCCAAGGGCGCGTCGCGCCAAAACCGCAGGGAGCTGATGGCTGACGCCCTGCGCGAGCTCGCCGACCGGGCCTCGGTCATCGCGCGCTCGATGAACCTGCCCGCTTCTGAAGTGAAGCTGCAGAAAGTGAACTTCGGGTCGACGGGAGGCCCCGTTCTCTATCGGCCGGTCCGAATGATGGCGATGGCGAAGGCCGAGGGCGCGGCCAATCCGGCGCCTGATCTCGCCCCGGGCCAGTCGGATGTCGAGCTCACGGCTTCGGCGGTCTTTTCGATCGGAGAGAAGACTGAGGTGCGGAAGTAG
- a CDS encoding CDP-alcohol phosphatidyltransferase family protein produces MVRTRGIYVLPNLFTTASLFCAFYAIVQALGGHYDVASLAIFFSMLFDGCDGRVARLTHTASEFGVQYDSIADMTAFGVAPAIVIYQFALSGLGKIGWAAAFIYCLGAGLRLARFNTNVGVVDKRFFQGLPSPAAAALIAGFVWLAVDNRLPPWIVDALPWVAAFLSVYAGLTMVCNAPFFSGKNLAVVKTVPFWFLLVAAVLFILISSNTSLSVFIIFCIYSVSGYVYQAWLWWRGKPNPVRPERTE; encoded by the coding sequence ATGGTGCGGACCCGGGGGATTTATGTTTTGCCGAATCTCTTTACGACCGCATCGCTTTTCTGCGCTTTTTACGCCATTGTTCAGGCTTTGGGCGGGCACTATGACGTCGCCTCTCTCGCCATTTTCTTTTCCATGCTCTTTGACGGCTGCGACGGACGCGTCGCCCGCCTCACTCACACCGCAAGCGAGTTCGGCGTCCAGTACGACTCGATCGCGGACATGACGGCCTTTGGTGTGGCTCCCGCGATCGTGATCTACCAGTTTGCGCTCTCCGGACTTGGGAAAATCGGCTGGGCCGCGGCGTTCATCTACTGCCTGGGCGCCGGGTTGAGGCTGGCGCGCTTCAACACGAATGTCGGTGTTGTTGACAAGCGCTTTTTCCAGGGGCTTCCGAGCCCTGCGGCCGCAGCTCTCATCGCGGGGTTCGTCTGGCTCGCGGTGGACAACAGGCTGCCGCCCTGGATCGTGGACGCCCTGCCCTGGGTCGCGGCCTTCCTGTCGGTGTACGCGGGACTCACGATGGTCTGCAACGCGCCTTTTTTCTCCGGCAAGAACCTCGCCGTCGTAAAGACCGTGCCGTTCTGGTTCCTGCTTGTGGCCGCCGTCCTGTTCATTCTGATTTCGAGCAACACATCGCTTTCCGTCTTCATCATCTTCTGCATCTATTCGGTCTCGGGGTATGTCTACCAGGCCTGGCTGTGGTGGAGGGGAAAGCCGAACCCGGTGAGGCCCGAGCGCACTGAGTAA
- a CDS encoding fumarylacetoacetate hydrolase family protein yields the protein MPFLFAPPAQAVLPIEGEKDLYFPLHRVYHIGHNYAEHNRELSAPDEPVIFLKPVDAVVPMVSGRTAEVPYPPETSNFQHEIELVAALKAGGRNLSAEEARACIYGFGVGIDFTRRDLHLALRGKGQPWEKGKTVDDALPVTELRPIERTPEMDNLEIWLYVNNEKRQSGSTSQMMFPVPELIAHLSKYWELKPGDIVFTGTPAGVGPVQKGDVLKGGISGVGTFELKIV from the coding sequence ATGCCGTTTCTTTTTGCACCGCCCGCTCAGGCCGTGCTGCCGATAGAAGGCGAAAAAGATCTGTATTTTCCCCTCCACCGCGTCTACCACATCGGACATAACTATGCGGAGCACAACAGGGAGCTTTCCGCTCCGGACGAACCGGTCATTTTTTTAAAGCCGGTGGACGCCGTGGTGCCGATGGTCTCAGGCCGGACGGCCGAAGTGCCGTATCCGCCGGAAACCAGCAATTTCCAGCATGAGATCGAGCTGGTCGCAGCACTGAAGGCGGGAGGCCGGAACCTGTCGGCGGAGGAGGCCCGGGCCTGCATCTATGGCTTTGGCGTCGGCATCGACTTCACCCGCCGCGACCTGCACCTCGCGCTGCGGGGAAAAGGACAGCCCTGGGAAAAGGGCAAGACGGTCGATGACGCGCTTCCCGTGACCGAGCTGCGCCCGATTGAGCGCACTCCGGAAATGGACAATCTGGAGATCTGGCTCTATGTCAACAATGAGAAGCGTCAGAGCGGATCGACCTCTCAGATGATGTTTCCGGTGCCGGAGCTTATAGCGCACCTCTCGAAGTACTGGGAGCTCAAGCCCGGCGACATCGTCTTTACGGGGACGCCGGCCGGTGTGGGTCCGGTGCAGAAAGGGGACGTCCTCAAGGGCGGGATTTCAGGAGTCGGGACTTTTGAGCTGAAGATTGTCTGA
- the mltB gene encoding lytic murein transglycosylase B, which translates to MTLTRRQLLTFALTAAIPGLPAIVCAQVSDLSLKSQQSSESLPYSSLEEVQAYIDETSAATQLPKNFIAGTLDLATYSPRVEQLMTPKPKASGAAPRSNWAAYRRRMVNRTRIQGGCLFLDENEQAFSDAEDQFGVPRDFVAAIIGVETVYGRNQGGFRVLDALCTLSFDYKRRADYFRKELTEFLLLVREQNLDPTSVLGSFAGAIGMVQFMPSSVRKLAVDYDHDGKIDLVNSPADAVGSVANYLANSGWVRGLPAYFTCTPETGANLGLVKGGIQPNTTLGEVLKNGFVPDLEIDLPDDEPLLVVNLPTKDPDGNLMTEYRLGTRNFAAILSYNRSYFYASAVADLAQEIETASMDKEASEMAQSSSAAS; encoded by the coding sequence ATGACTCTGACCAGACGGCAACTGCTGACTTTTGCCCTGACAGCCGCGATACCCGGGCTGCCAGCGATCGTCTGCGCCCAGGTGTCGGACTTGAGCCTCAAGTCGCAGCAGTCAAGCGAGTCTCTTCCCTACTCTTCCCTTGAAGAGGTGCAGGCCTATATCGATGAAACGTCAGCCGCGACCCAGCTGCCCAAAAACTTCATCGCTGGCACCCTGGATCTGGCCACCTACTCTCCGCGAGTCGAGCAACTGATGACCCCGAAGCCCAAAGCGTCGGGCGCCGCGCCACGAAGCAACTGGGCCGCGTACCGCCGCCGCATGGTGAATCGGACGAGGATCCAGGGCGGGTGCCTCTTTCTGGATGAAAACGAACAGGCTTTCTCCGATGCGGAAGACCAGTTCGGAGTGCCGCGCGATTTTGTTGCCGCGATTATCGGCGTCGAAACGGTCTACGGGCGCAATCAGGGCGGCTTCCGGGTGCTGGACGCCCTCTGTACCCTGTCTTTTGACTACAAACGGCGGGCCGACTATTTCCGCAAAGAACTAACCGAGTTTCTTCTTCTGGTCCGCGAACAGAATCTGGATCCCACCTCCGTTCTCGGGAGCTTTGCCGGCGCCATCGGCATGGTGCAGTTCATGCCCTCATCGGTGCGAAAGCTCGCGGTCGACTACGACCATGACGGAAAGATCGACCTGGTGAATTCGCCGGCTGACGCCGTGGGCTCCGTGGCGAACTATCTGGCAAACAGCGGCTGGGTGCGGGGCCTGCCCGCCTACTTTACCTGCACGCCCGAAACCGGCGCGAACCTGGGCCTCGTGAAGGGAGGCATTCAGCCCAACACCACGCTGGGCGAGGTGCTCAAAAACGGCTTTGTCCCGGATCTAGAAATCGATCTTCCGGATGACGAGCCGCTGCTTGTCGTCAATCTTCCCACCAAGGATCCGGACGGGAACCTCATGACGGAATACCGCCTGGGAACCCGCAATTTCGCAGCAATCCTTTCCTATAACCGCAGCTATTTCTATGCGAGCGCCGTTGCCGATCTGGCCCAGGAAATAGAAACGGCCTCCATGGACAAGGAGGCCTCGGAAATGGCGCAGAGCTCTTCGGCAGCGTCATGA
- a CDS encoding glucose-6-phosphate isomerase yields the protein MTFSLCSNIRMFVSWVQQLEMESLGKSRQTNGMPVIGSTGQGVWGGHGDESQHSFFQWLREGTGKTSVDIIWCEKPGHNHSVLNKVLLSNARAQAEALVARDPLTPYFNGVTTIAIDELTPRRLGSLMAMYEHKTTMLGALFGINPFDQPGVEYGKKLSLVAENNPHHQ from the coding sequence GTGACATTTTCCCTTTGCTCTAACATTCGGATGTTTGTTTCTTGGGTTCAACAACTAGAAATGGAAAGCCTTGGTAAATCTCGTCAAACTAACGGAATGCCAGTGATTGGTAGTACTGGACAGGGCGTGTGGGGAGGACACGGCGACGAGTCTCAACACTCTTTTTTCCAGTGGCTTAGGGAAGGAACAGGTAAGACTAGTGTCGATATTATCTGGTGTGAAAAACCAGGGCACAATCATTCAGTACTGAATAAAGTTCTTTTATCTAACGCTAGAGCACAAGCAGAGGCATTGGTCGCTCGAGACCCCCTAACACCATACTTTAATGGTGTAACAACGATCGCAATTGATGAACTAACCCCACGCAGGCTTGGCTCTCTGATGGCAATGTATGAGCACAAAACTACGATGTTGGGAGCCTTGTTTGGCATTAATCCTTTTGATCAGCCAGGGGTCGAATATGGGAAAAAACTTTCATTAGTTGCTGAAAATAACCCCCACCATCAGTAA
- a CDS encoding ISNCY family transposase: MKNSLPERAPKSQTGTEEIFEQVAYGLLSVPEAAKAMKLSIRQFYRRLAAWKRGEAADPPHGNKGRPPSNRLPDDIRLKIIELAVTKYQDFPPTLLTQYLVKNEGIKVSKETVRKILRELSPQASEQGLRRAGHFLRRRRSRFGELVQIDGSPHRWFGPGQKECSLIAFIDDATGRIAAAGFFPSETAAGYMTVLLQYIRAHGIPLALYSDRHGTFRALAQGRSKNVEGTQFQRVCDKLQIEQIFAQSPQAKGRIERLFKTLQGRWPHEFRVMGIEDMATANQRMDELIRDFNQRFGIDPREPLSANCAVAEESMPEIERICAWWHERVLSKSLSVSFGGSILQLKNASARKFELMGKKVSVIEYPDGRAPEMVYRDARGKEHLLCFEARKRKTLERTEYLESSKTIDACLDRIIEKEDLRPNGFVMKLECEMAEAKQRQAQRKERDQKARELEEKLKQRKNRSGK; the protein is encoded by the coding sequence ATGAAAAACTCGCTTCCTGAAAGAGCCCCGAAGTCCCAGACCGGCACAGAGGAGATTTTCGAACAGGTCGCCTACGGCCTGCTCTCGGTGCCGGAGGCAGCCAAAGCGATGAAGCTGAGCATTCGCCAGTTCTATCGCAGGCTGGCCGCCTGGAAAAGGGGCGAAGCCGCAGATCCGCCCCATGGCAACAAAGGGCGGCCCCCGAGCAACCGCCTGCCAGACGATATTCGTTTAAAAATCATAGAACTGGCAGTTACAAAATATCAGGATTTCCCTCCGACGCTCCTGACTCAGTACCTTGTGAAAAACGAAGGGATCAAAGTGTCGAAGGAAACTGTTCGAAAGATTCTGAGAGAACTCAGCCCTCAGGCCTCAGAGCAGGGGCTCAGAAGAGCCGGTCATTTTCTGAGGCGCAGAAGGTCAAGGTTCGGCGAGCTGGTTCAGATCGACGGCAGCCCGCACAGATGGTTCGGCCCCGGTCAGAAAGAGTGCTCATTAATCGCGTTCATTGACGATGCGACCGGCAGAATCGCCGCTGCCGGGTTCTTTCCCTCGGAGACCGCGGCGGGCTATATGACCGTGCTGCTCCAATACATCAGGGCGCACGGAATCCCCCTTGCGCTATACAGCGATCGGCACGGCACTTTCCGCGCGTTGGCTCAGGGCCGGTCCAAAAATGTAGAGGGCACACAGTTTCAGAGAGTCTGCGACAAGCTTCAGATCGAGCAGATATTCGCTCAGAGCCCGCAGGCAAAAGGCCGGATAGAACGCCTGTTCAAGACGCTGCAGGGGCGCTGGCCGCATGAGTTCAGGGTCATGGGAATCGAAGACATGGCCACCGCCAATCAGCGCATGGACGAACTGATCAGGGATTTCAATCAGCGGTTTGGAATCGACCCAAGAGAACCCCTGAGCGCAAACTGTGCGGTGGCTGAAGAAAGTATGCCCGAGATTGAACGCATATGCGCCTGGTGGCACGAACGCGTTCTGAGCAAATCTCTGAGCGTCTCCTTCGGGGGGTCGATCCTGCAGCTCAAGAATGCGAGCGCTCGGAAGTTTGAGCTGATGGGCAAGAAAGTCAGCGTCATCGAGTACCCGGATGGCCGTGCGCCGGAAATGGTCTACCGGGATGCACGGGGCAAAGAACATCTGCTCTGCTTTGAAGCCCGGAAAAGAAAAACGCTCGAGCGCACGGAATACCTTGAGTCATCGAAGACCATAGACGCATGCCTGGATCGAATCATTGAGAAGGAAGATTTGCGACCCAACGGCTTCGTCATGAAGCTGGAATGCGAAATGGCTGAAGCGAAGCAACGGCAGGCCCAGAGAAAAGAGCGTGACCAAAAGGCCCGTGAACTCGAAGAAAAGCTGAAGCAGCGGAAAAACAGATCTGGCAAATAA
- a CDS encoding acyltransferase family protein encodes MASVKDKITSIQYMRIFAMLGIIAFHFTDHSPVDFNSLHSISLNWWFFAIARMGGGIGNCVFVLISGFLLCKKNKLNLSHLFSLYSIVLFYSIFSYYISAHLKFVPHGLFSQFFPIITAKYWFMSTYFLLIIFVPFINSILLNFKDKILKLILLIFCISSIIPTFTLQNYFNINSKIDIFILLYLVGGFIRIYIYEQKIEYLIKYRKVLIFLACLIFSLILFSEFLFAKYTKSISPDFFIWTVEKSPIIILTVLLFSICITLKPKLPSFIDLLSQKSFPVYLIHCGMLYPIFFRRLFNPENFFDKNYFIIWYVFATVSIYFICFVIDIIRNFIFNKLYLLKGIFLIRK; translated from the coding sequence ATGGCTTCGGTAAAAGACAAGATCACATCGATTCAATATATGCGAATATTTGCTATGCTAGGAATAATCGCTTTTCATTTTACAGATCATAGTCCTGTTGATTTTAATTCATTACATTCTATTAGTTTAAATTGGTGGTTTTTTGCGATTGCTCGTATGGGAGGCGGAATTGGAAATTGTGTTTTTGTTTTAATTTCAGGATTTTTGCTTTGTAAAAAAAACAAATTAAATTTAAGTCACCTTTTTTCTCTTTATTCAATTGTTTTATTTTATTCTATTTTTTCTTATTACATTTCCGCACACTTGAAATTTGTTCCTCATGGACTTTTTTCACAATTTTTCCCAATAATAACAGCTAAATATTGGTTCATGAGTACATATTTTTTGTTAATTATTTTCGTTCCATTCATTAACAGTATTTTGTTAAATTTTAAAGATAAAATATTAAAATTAATACTCTTAATTTTTTGTATTTCTTCTATTATTCCAACCTTTACTCTTCAAAACTACTTTAATATAAATAGCAAAATTGATATCTTCATTCTTCTTTATTTAGTTGGTGGATTTATAAGAATATATATTTATGAACAAAAAATAGAATATCTTATAAAATATAGAAAAGTTTTAATATTTTTAGCTTGCCTTATTTTTTCATTAATTTTATTTTCTGAGTTCCTTTTTGCTAAATATACAAAAAGCATTTCTCCAGATTTTTTTATATGGACAGTTGAGAAATCACCTATCATCATTCTAACTGTATTGTTATTTTCGATCTGTATTACACTAAAGCCAAAACTTCCATCTTTTATTGACTTACTATCACAGAAATCTTTTCCCGTTTATCTTATCCACTGCGGCATGCTTTATCCAATATTTTTTAGGCGTTTGTTTAACCCTGAAAATTTTTTTGATAAAAATTATTTTATTATATGGTATGTATTTGCAACAGTGTCTATCTATTTTATTTGTTTTGTTATAGATATCATAAGAAACTTCATATTTAATAAATTATATTTGTTGAAGGGAATTTTTCTGATTCGTAAATAA